In the genome of Pseudomonas putida, one region contains:
- a CDS encoding sugar ABC transporter substrate-binding protein has protein sequence MKLPFPGRLLALAVFSTLALTLPLSAAQAQDKPKVALVMKSLANEFFLTMEDGAKTYQKAHTNDFDLVANGIKDESDTGNQIRIVEQMIVSGVNALVIAPADSKALVPVIKKAMDAGITVVNIDNRLDPEVLKSKGLSVPFVGPDNRKGARLVGDYLAQQKLKAGDQVGIIEGVPTTTNAQQRTAGFKDAMDAAQMKVVSVQSGNWEIDKGNAVAAAMLNEYPELKALLAGNDSMALGAVSAVRAAGKTGQVQVVGYDNIRAIKPMLKDGRVLATLEQHGAEQAVFGIQAALQMLKGEKPAVDADNVIQTPVELVTE, from the coding sequence ATGAAATTGCCATTCCCCGGCCGCTTGCTGGCCCTGGCTGTCTTCTCAACGCTTGCCCTCACGCTCCCCTTGTCCGCCGCCCAGGCTCAGGACAAACCCAAGGTCGCCCTGGTCATGAAGTCCCTGGCCAACGAGTTCTTCCTGACCATGGAAGACGGCGCCAAGACCTATCAAAAAGCCCACACCAATGACTTCGACCTGGTGGCCAATGGCATCAAGGACGAGTCCGATACCGGCAACCAGATCCGCATCGTCGAGCAGATGATCGTCTCTGGCGTCAACGCCCTGGTCATCGCGCCTGCCGACTCCAAGGCCTTGGTGCCGGTGATCAAGAAGGCCATGGATGCTGGCATCACGGTGGTCAACATCGACAACCGCCTCGACCCCGAAGTGCTCAAGAGCAAAGGCCTGAGTGTGCCCTTCGTCGGCCCCGACAACCGCAAGGGCGCACGCCTGGTTGGCGACTACCTGGCCCAGCAGAAACTCAAGGCCGGTGACCAGGTCGGCATCATCGAAGGCGTGCCCACCACCACCAACGCCCAGCAGCGCACCGCAGGCTTCAAGGACGCCATGGACGCCGCGCAGATGAAGGTGGTCTCGGTGCAGTCCGGCAACTGGGAAATCGACAAAGGCAATGCCGTCGCCGCTGCCATGCTCAACGAATACCCCGAACTCAAGGCCCTGCTGGCCGGCAACGACAGCATGGCCCTGGGCGCTGTCTCGGCGGTGCGTGCGGCGGGCAAGACCGGCCAGGTGCAGGTGGTTGGCTACGACAACATCCGCGCCATCAAACCCATGCTCAAGGACGGCCGCGTGCTCGCCACCCTCGAGCAGCATGGCGCCGAGCAGGCCGTGTTTGGCATCCAGGCCGCGTTGCAGATGCTCAAGGGTGAAAAGCCTGCGGTGGATGCCGACAACGTCATCCAGACCCCGGTCGAACTGGTTACCGAATGA
- a CDS encoding asparaginase, with protein sequence MNAAVKTFAPSALALLLILPTGLSAKEAEQQQKLANVVILATGGTIAGAGASAANSATYQAAKLGVDKLIAGVPELATLANVRGEQVMQIASESISNDDLLKLGKRVAELADSKDVDGIVITHGTDTLEETAYFLNLVEKTDKPIVVVGSMRPGTAMSADGMLNLYNAVAVASDKQSRGKGVLVTMNDEIQSGRDVSKSVNIKTEAFKSAWGPMGMVVEGKSYWFRLPAKRHTTESEFDIKQISALPQVDIAYGYGNVTDTAYKALAQNGAKALIHAGTGNGSVSSRVVPALQELRKNGVQIIRSSHVNQGGFVLRNAEQPDDKNDWVVAHDLNPQKARILAMVAMTKTQDSKELQRIFWEY encoded by the coding sequence ATGAATGCTGCAGTGAAAACCTTCGCCCCAAGCGCCCTCGCCCTGTTGCTGATCCTGCCGACCGGCCTTAGCGCCAAGGAAGCCGAGCAACAGCAGAAACTGGCCAACGTAGTCATTCTCGCCACCGGCGGCACCATTGCCGGCGCCGGTGCCAGCGCTGCCAACAGCGCCACCTACCAGGCCGCCAAACTGGGCGTCGACAAACTCATCGCCGGCGTGCCGGAACTGGCCACCCTGGCCAACGTGCGTGGCGAGCAGGTAATGCAGATCGCCTCCGAGAGCATCAGCAACGACGACCTGCTCAAGCTTGGCAAACGCGTCGCGGAGCTGGCCGACAGCAAGGACGTCGACGGCATCGTCATTACCCACGGTACCGACACCCTCGAAGAAACCGCCTACTTCCTCAACCTGGTGGAGAAGACCGACAAACCGATCGTGGTGGTCGGCTCGATGCGTCCAGGTACCGCCATGTCCGCCGATGGCATGCTCAACCTGTACAACGCCGTGGCCGTGGCCAGCGACAAGCAATCGCGCGGCAAGGGCGTGCTGGTGACGATGAACGACGAGATCCAGTCCGGGCGTGACGTGAGCAAGTCGGTCAACATCAAGACCGAAGCGTTCAAGAGCGCCTGGGGCCCGATGGGCATGGTGGTGGAAGGCAAGTCCTACTGGTTCCGCCTGCCGGCCAAGCGCCACACCACTGAGTCGGAATTCGACATCAAGCAGATCAGCGCCCTGCCCCAGGTGGACATCGCCTATGGCTACGGCAACGTGACCGACACCGCCTACAAGGCCCTCGCGCAAAATGGCGCCAAGGCGCTGATCCATGCGGGTACAGGCAATGGTTCGGTATCGTCGCGGGTGGTGCCAGCGCTGCAAGAGCTGCGCAAGAACGGTGTTCAGATCATTCGTTCGTCCCACGTCAACCAGGGTGGTTTCGTGCTGCGCAACGCCGAACAGCCTGACGACAAGAACGACTGGGTCGTGGCCCATGACCTGAACCCACAAAAAGCGAGGATCCTGGCCATGGTGGCGATGACGAAAACCCAAGACAGCAAGGAGCTGCAGCGGATCTTCTGGGAATATTGA
- a CDS encoding DUF1654 domain-containing protein, with the protein MASTSAATPSTYEQLGLRIQKIINSPIAQRSRAALIFRLEHESPDDWETLLEEIAENDNVTLAHRDDGGVQIFWTVPKED; encoded by the coding sequence GTGGCCAGTACCTCCGCAGCAACGCCTAGCACCTATGAGCAACTGGGTCTGCGCATCCAGAAGATCATCAACAGCCCCATCGCCCAGCGCAGCCGCGCGGCATTGATCTTCCGCCTGGAGCACGAGTCGCCTGACGACTGGGAAACCCTGCTCGAGGAGATCGCCGAAAACGACAACGTCACCCTCGCCCACCGCGACGATGGCGGCGTGCAGATCTTCTGGACAGTGCCCAAGGAAGACTGA
- a CDS encoding endonuclease, which translates to MRVSLFAGLCLLFTAVTAQADAPRTFQEAKKVAWRLYAPQSTEFYCGCKYKGNKVDLASCGYTPRKNAQRASRIEWEHIVPAWQIGHQRQCWQNGGRKNCSRHDEVYKRAEADLHNLVPSIGEVNGDRSNYSFGWLPQQQGQYGSCLTQVDFKAKKVMPRPSIRGMIARTYFYMSKQYNLRLSKQDRQLFEAWNKTYPPQTWELQRNQQVACVMGHGNDFVGPVNLHACG; encoded by the coding sequence ATGAGAGTTTCGCTTTTCGCAGGCCTGTGCCTGCTGTTCACCGCTGTCACCGCACAGGCCGATGCCCCGCGCACCTTCCAGGAAGCCAAGAAGGTCGCCTGGCGGCTGTATGCACCGCAATCCACCGAGTTCTACTGTGGCTGCAAATACAAAGGCAACAAAGTGGACCTGGCCTCCTGCGGCTACACCCCGCGCAAGAATGCCCAACGTGCCTCGCGCATCGAGTGGGAACACATCGTGCCGGCCTGGCAGATCGGCCACCAGCGTCAATGCTGGCAAAACGGTGGACGCAAGAACTGCTCGCGCCACGATGAAGTGTACAAACGCGCCGAGGCCGACCTGCACAACCTGGTGCCGAGCATCGGCGAGGTCAATGGCGATCGCAGCAACTACAGCTTTGGCTGGCTGCCTCAGCAGCAAGGCCAGTACGGCAGTTGCCTGACCCAGGTGGACTTCAAGGCCAAGAAAGTGATGCCGCGCCCATCGATCCGCGGGATGATCGCGCGCACCTACTTCTATATGAGCAAGCAATACAACCTGCGCCTGTCCAAGCAGGACCGGCAGTTGTTCGAAGCCTGGAACAAGACCTACCCGCCACAAACCTGGGAGTTGCAGCGCAACCAGCAGGTGGCGTGTGTCATGGGGCACGGCAACGACTTCGTCGGGCCGGTGAACCTGCATGCCTGTGGCTGA
- a CDS encoding HD domain-containing protein, whose amino-acid sequence MSTLERAIAVAARAHEGQYDKGGAAYILHPLRVMMRVCTLEQRIVAVLHDVLEDTPLTLSDLAREGFPLKILAAVQALSRRDGESYEAFVVRLGGDPLARQVKLADLADNSDLSRIPCPGPADLARLCRYQQASAYLQTLN is encoded by the coding sequence ATGTCTACGCTGGAACGGGCCATTGCCGTCGCTGCCAGGGCGCATGAAGGGCAATATGACAAGGGTGGGGCGGCCTATATCCTGCACCCATTGCGGGTGATGATGCGGGTCTGCACGCTGGAGCAGCGGATCGTCGCAGTGCTCCACGACGTGCTGGAAGACACCCCGCTGACCCTGTCGGACCTTGCGCGCGAAGGCTTCCCGCTGAAGATCCTCGCCGCCGTGCAGGCCCTGAGCCGGCGCGATGGCGAGAGCTACGAGGCGTTCGTCGTGCGCCTGGGGGGCGACCCGCTGGCGCGACAGGTCAAACTCGCGGATCTGGCCGACAACAGTGACCTGTCACGCATCCCTTGCCCGGGCCCTGCGGATCTCGCACGGCTCTGCCGCTACCAGCAGGCCAGCGCCTACCTGCAAACGCTCAACTGA
- a CDS encoding SPOR domain-containing protein, with protein sequence MRKLAVVMAVLALAGCENEVEGVHKQVAEHLHNPKTAKFANVRIDTQGSICGQVRGKDDAGQYEAYRSYVAIKHDGQYEILVDDSGNNLRIREVCGGAELQRRADVLADQPAPEGWDVEVIQGANMGALTDMTARLIEKGIPSSVEYRNGKPVVLMGPFPTKAEAEARKADVMARLGTDSIVIQHGAQR encoded by the coding sequence GTGCGCAAACTGGCAGTGGTAATGGCAGTGCTGGCCCTGGCGGGCTGTGAGAACGAGGTCGAGGGTGTCCACAAACAGGTGGCCGAACACCTGCACAACCCCAAGACAGCCAAGTTCGCCAACGTGCGGATCGACACCCAGGGCTCGATCTGCGGCCAGGTGCGTGGCAAGGACGACGCCGGGCAGTACGAGGCGTACCGCAGCTATGTGGCGATCAAGCACGATGGCCAGTATGAAATCCTCGTCGATGACTCGGGCAATAACCTGCGGATCCGTGAGGTCTGCGGTGGCGCCGAACTGCAACGGCGCGCCGATGTCCTGGCGGACCAGCCCGCCCCGGAAGGCTGGGACGTCGAGGTGATCCAGGGCGCCAACATGGGTGCCCTGACCGACATGACCGCGCGCCTGATCGAAAAAGGCATCCCGTCATCGGTCGAATACCGCAATGGCAAGCCGGTGGTGCTGATGGGGCCGTTCCCCACCAAGGCCGAGGCTGAGGCGCGCAAGGCCGATGTCATGGCACGCCTGGGAACGGACTCGATCGTCATCCAGCACGGCGCCCAGCGCTGA
- a CDS encoding OmpP1/FadL family transporter: MMTHRVSTEHGKARGFKAIRLPTLVAPAITYALLLGSTYANAGGILIYEAGQEGNGLANAGAAALAKDPSVLMNNPAGLTQLQGTQVSANAQVILGDVHFSRDSNNQFDGNEGGNALHYLPGASLFISHQLNDRAAIGFGMYGNFGLALDYDDDWAGRYFNQEAAIIGISFQPTLAYKFTDDLSVGIGPRIMYSYYRTEMAINNNLLGLRDRPDGQLEYKDTDVGTGVNLGVLYQLSPRTKLGFAYTSKIKLEFEDSPDVRNISNPILNAGLRRLDVDTLALDLNVPQTATFSVAHELDEQWTLLGSLGWQDWSDFGDVGVDVDANNGGISRTVNRKYKDTWHASLGTQYQATPRLRWSMGLGYDSSAVDDEDRTVDNPMGESWRLATGVNYMIDEGLDVHLAYTLIWLGDMAVEQTKSRSGNTLSGSFDNSALHIIGGGATWRF; the protein is encoded by the coding sequence ATGATGACTCATCGAGTTTCGACAGAACACGGCAAAGCAAGGGGCTTCAAGGCCATACGCCTCCCAACGCTGGTCGCGCCTGCGATTACCTATGCGTTGCTGTTGGGCAGCACGTATGCGAACGCAGGCGGCATCCTGATCTATGAAGCCGGCCAGGAAGGCAACGGCCTGGCCAATGCCGGCGCCGCAGCGCTGGCCAAGGATCCCAGCGTGCTGATGAACAACCCTGCGGGCCTGACGCAGTTGCAAGGCACCCAGGTCAGCGCCAATGCCCAGGTGATCCTGGGCGACGTGCACTTTTCCCGCGATAGCAACAACCAGTTCGACGGCAACGAAGGCGGCAACGCCCTGCATTACCTGCCCGGCGCCAGCCTGTTCATCAGTCACCAGCTCAATGATCGCGCCGCGATCGGTTTTGGCATGTATGGCAACTTCGGCCTGGCACTGGATTACGACGACGATTGGGCCGGGCGCTACTTCAACCAGGAAGCGGCTATCATCGGCATTTCCTTCCAGCCGACGCTGGCGTACAAGTTCACCGATGACCTGTCCGTGGGCATCGGCCCGCGCATCATGTACAGCTACTACCGCACCGAAATGGCCATAAACAACAACCTGCTGGGCCTGCGCGACCGCCCCGATGGCCAGCTGGAATACAAGGACACTGACGTCGGCACTGGCGTCAACCTAGGGGTGCTCTACCAACTCAGCCCACGCACCAAACTCGGCTTTGCCTACACCAGCAAGATCAAGCTGGAGTTCGAAGACAGCCCTGACGTGCGCAACATCAGCAACCCGATCCTCAACGCCGGTTTGCGCAGGCTTGATGTGGATACCCTGGCGCTGGACCTGAACGTCCCGCAAACCGCCACCTTCAGCGTGGCCCACGAATTGGACGAGCAATGGACGCTGCTGGGCAGCCTCGGCTGGCAGGACTGGAGCGACTTCGGCGATGTGGGAGTGGACGTCGACGCCAACAACGGTGGCATCAGCCGTACCGTCAACCGCAAGTACAAAGACACCTGGCACGCCTCGCTCGGCACCCAGTACCAGGCGACCCCTCGCCTGCGCTGGAGCATGGGCCTGGGCTACGACAGCTCGGCAGTGGACGACGAGGACCGCACGGTGGACAACCCCATGGGAGAGTCCTGGCGCCTGGCGACGGGCGTCAACTACATGATCGATGAAGGGCTCGACGTGCACCTGGCCTACACCCTGATATGGCTGGGCGACATGGCGGTGGAGCAAACGAAATCCCGGTCAGGCAACACTTTGTCCGGCAGTTTCGACAACAGTGCGCTACATATCATTGGAGGGGGCGCGACCTGGCGCTTCTAA
- a CDS encoding DUF3313 domain-containing protein, whose protein sequence is MNLKSLATTVCLSSLLLCGCASKYVESDQYSGFLKDYSILKEEKSPSGAPVMRWVKPGVNANAFRSVYIEPSQLYPRPQPTEKVPQSTLQGITQYYDQTLKSQFSKVLPLATSPGPGVLVVRPAITAVSASTKSLRPYEVIPIALIAAGISTATGIRDQDTSIATEAAFIDGSNNQLVAEVVRKGAGTELENSSQVMQAKDAKAVLDGWAQDMVKSFQALRK, encoded by the coding sequence ATGAACTTGAAGTCGCTCGCTACTACCGTGTGCCTATCCTCGTTACTGCTCTGCGGTTGTGCGAGCAAGTACGTGGAGTCCGATCAGTATTCTGGCTTTCTCAAGGACTACAGCATCCTCAAGGAAGAAAAGTCCCCCTCCGGTGCCCCGGTGATGCGTTGGGTCAAGCCAGGCGTCAATGCCAACGCCTTCCGCAGCGTCTATATCGAACCCAGCCAGCTCTATCCGCGGCCGCAGCCGACCGAGAAGGTCCCGCAATCCACCCTCCAGGGCATCACCCAGTACTACGACCAGACACTGAAATCGCAGTTCTCCAAAGTCCTGCCGCTGGCCACCAGCCCAGGCCCGGGCGTATTGGTCGTGCGTCCGGCGATCACGGCAGTCAGCGCCTCCACCAAGAGCCTGCGCCCGTATGAAGTGATCCCGATCGCCCTGATCGCCGCAGGTATCAGCACCGCCACCGGCATTCGCGACCAGGACACCAGCATCGCCACCGAGGCCGCCTTCATCGATGGCAGCAACAACCAGCTGGTGGCCGAAGTGGTGCGCAAAGGTGCCGGTACGGAGCTCGAGAACTCCTCCCAGGTCATGCAGGCCAAAGATGCCAAGGCCGTGCTCGATGGCTGGGCGCAGGACATGGTCAAGTCCTTCCAGGCCCTGAGGAAGTAA
- a CDS encoding glycosyltransferase 61 family protein produces MESEVSAFSQLDSHHRRHWTLAAYKYIARKRLARQVDISLKSIAEKSWDIAPGCLSFSPPAIALPGQLERVTGWEEKRFYPYEHPARTMAGLGEVVQGPTRGYLLKNVWLIDGVLYKGRANFWLSQRPRAFPRVVVEHEIDRGAIYCSVNGNTWFGNWMVEDCVTYPLAADEGVPVTVGPSARFPIYTQAPPYEEWLGMKPRRLSGAFFHELVLFDDFCNNRNKYLRFRAMGDKLLSRVSYQPHPGVFLLRGGDGDLRLLRNELELAEHLRRTRGFHVVDPLKSDVPSIVAACAGAQVVIGVEGSQLVHGVNVLQPGGALLALQPPNRFVSYYKYHTDRDSQHFAYVVGTPEGDGFRIDIEEVERTLDLIPAP; encoded by the coding sequence ATGGAAAGTGAGGTATCGGCATTCAGTCAATTGGACTCTCATCATCGCCGACACTGGACCTTGGCCGCCTATAAATACATCGCACGAAAACGGCTGGCCCGTCAGGTCGATATCAGTCTGAAAAGCATCGCGGAAAAAAGCTGGGACATCGCCCCCGGCTGCCTGTCGTTTTCCCCGCCGGCCATCGCGCTGCCCGGCCAACTGGAGCGCGTCACCGGTTGGGAGGAAAAACGTTTCTATCCGTATGAACATCCGGCCCGCACCATGGCGGGGTTGGGCGAAGTGGTGCAGGGCCCGACCCGGGGTTATCTGCTCAAGAACGTCTGGTTGATCGATGGCGTGCTCTACAAAGGCCGCGCAAACTTCTGGCTTTCCCAACGGCCACGCGCGTTTCCTCGGGTGGTGGTGGAGCATGAGATCGACCGTGGGGCCATCTATTGCTCGGTCAATGGCAACACCTGGTTCGGCAACTGGATGGTCGAAGACTGCGTGACCTACCCATTGGCCGCCGACGAGGGCGTGCCGGTCACCGTCGGGCCGTCGGCGCGTTTTCCAATCTACACCCAGGCACCGCCCTACGAAGAATGGCTCGGCATGAAGCCCAGGCGCTTGAGCGGCGCGTTCTTCCATGAGCTGGTGCTGTTCGATGACTTCTGCAACAACCGCAACAAGTACCTGCGTTTTCGTGCCATGGGCGACAAGCTGCTGTCGCGGGTGAGCTACCAGCCGCATCCCGGCGTGTTCCTGCTGCGCGGCGGCGATGGCGACCTGCGCTTGCTGCGTAACGAACTCGAGCTGGCCGAGCACTTGCGGCGGACCCGTGGCTTTCACGTGGTCGACCCGCTCAAAAGCGACGTGCCGTCCATTGTCGCCGCCTGCGCCGGGGCGCAGGTGGTCATCGGGGTCGAGGGCAGCCAGTTGGTGCATGGCGTCAACGTCCTGCAGCCGGGCGGCGCATTGCTCGCCCTGCAGCCGCCCAATCGCTTCGTCAGCTACTACAAGTACCACACCGACCGCGACAGCCAGCACTTCGCCTATGTGGTCGGCACCCCCGAGGGCGATGGTTTCAGGATCGACATCGAGGAAGTGGAGCGCACGCTCGACCTGATACCTGCGCCGTGA
- a CDS encoding MFS transporter: MTASVKAKWLRFLILVLGGGTIYKLSNLKDAFYIPMQEHMGLTHTQIGTLLSVNAIVATVLFVVGGFLADRFETRKLIPLGLVSIGGLGLYLASFPGYNQLLIIFGLLAVCADCIFWPSLLKAIRNLGNDQEQSRMFGLLEGGRGAVDTLVAFSALGVFVALGSGAAGLKAAIAFYSLIDIGVGVLALFLLKDARQVNSTREPIGLSGLLEAVRMPGIWLVSLNVFMVYIVYCGLTYFIPYLKDMYHLPVALVGVYGIINQYFLKVLGGPAGGFIADKQLKSSSRYLKWAFVALLPLMLVILSIPRGESYIYAGLAATLSFALVVFTMRGVFWAPMSEVGIPSRITGSAFGIGCLIGYAPGMFAYVIYGALLDHYPGEQGYTYVFSLMSVLAVVGVVVSSLLQRMVRRHREGAGAQAIA; encoded by the coding sequence ATGACAGCTTCGGTCAAAGCCAAGTGGCTACGCTTTTTGATCCTCGTCCTCGGCGGCGGGACCATCTATAAACTGTCCAACCTCAAGGACGCTTTCTACATCCCGATGCAGGAGCACATGGGGCTGACCCATACCCAGATCGGCACGCTGCTGAGCGTCAACGCCATCGTCGCCACCGTGCTGTTCGTGGTGGGTGGCTTTCTGGCCGACCGCTTCGAAACGCGCAAGCTCATCCCGCTGGGGCTGGTGAGCATCGGTGGTCTGGGCCTGTACCTGGCAAGCTTCCCGGGCTACAACCAGTTGCTCATCATCTTCGGCCTGCTGGCGGTGTGCGCCGACTGCATTTTCTGGCCCTCGCTGCTCAAGGCCATCCGCAACCTGGGCAATGACCAGGAGCAAAGCCGCATGTTCGGCCTGCTCGAAGGCGGGCGTGGCGCGGTGGATACCCTGGTGGCGTTTTCCGCCCTCGGCGTGTTCGTTGCCCTGGGTTCTGGTGCGGCAGGCCTCAAGGCGGCCATCGCGTTCTATTCGCTGATCGACATCGGCGTTGGCGTGCTGGCGCTGTTCCTGCTCAAGGATGCCCGCCAGGTCAACAGCACCCGCGAGCCCATCGGTCTGTCGGGGCTGCTGGAGGCGGTGCGCATGCCGGGGATCTGGCTGGTGAGCCTGAACGTGTTCATGGTCTACATCGTGTACTGCGGCCTGACCTACTTCATCCCATACCTCAAGGACATGTACCACCTGCCGGTGGCATTGGTGGGTGTCTACGGCATCATCAACCAGTACTTCCTCAAGGTCCTCGGTGGCCCGGCCGGTGGCTTCATCGCCGACAAACAACTCAAGAGCTCGAGCCGCTACCTCAAGTGGGCCTTCGTTGCCTTGCTGCCGCTGATGCTGGTCATCCTCAGCATTCCGCGTGGTGAAAGCTACATCTATGCGGGGCTGGCGGCGACGTTGTCCTTCGCCCTGGTTGTGTTCACCATGCGTGGGGTGTTCTGGGCGCCGATGAGCGAAGTGGGCATCCCTTCGCGCATCACCGGCTCCGCGTTCGGCATCGGCTGCCTGATCGGCTATGCGCCGGGCATGTTCGCCTACGTGATCTACGGCGCGTTGCTGGACCACTACCCAGGCGAGCAGGGCTACACCTATGTGTTCAGTCTGATGAGCGTGCTGGCGGTGGTGGGTGTGGTGGTATCCAGCCTGCTGCAGCGGATGGTCAGACGCCACCGCGAAGGAGCGGGGGCCCAGGCGATTGCCTGA
- a CDS encoding sugar phosphate isomerase/epimerase family protein: MMNPIQARFAGLMGHNAQAPCTPVLLTADLARRLLARLDSLRLFAHGYPLLTNLTHGRVTPEDMLDFAYRHGLDGLSLHLLDGEHNSLSRMTSERLAAFADKARGLGLDVHLEISSTLPADVDQAVAVARAIGSRNIRVYSRYEGHLSRVMSIIEDDLRRLARLADEHDLNFDFEQHEELKSDEIATLLRRVGHPRLNALFDFGNMINACEQPLPALANLAPFIRQVHLKGVRVVPEANGFGHYGVLQGSAEDQLPGARMLMELLLLGESTPQVVAFILEQENHYIAPAFRQVGEDADPFIVYREMSETPLPPGYSLEQMLADEHRWANDQVRYVRELLAEMRVLAELALAADA, from the coding sequence ATAATGAATCCTATCCAAGCCCGTTTCGCCGGTCTCATGGGCCACAACGCGCAGGCGCCGTGCACGCCCGTGCTGCTCACCGCCGACCTTGCTCGCCGTCTGCTGGCGCGTCTGGACAGCCTGCGGTTGTTCGCCCACGGTTATCCGCTTCTGACCAACCTCACCCACGGACGGGTCACCCCCGAGGACATGCTCGACTTTGCCTACCGGCATGGGCTCGACGGTCTCTCGCTGCATTTGCTCGATGGCGAGCACAACAGCCTCTCGCGCATGACGTCTGAACGCCTGGCGGCCTTCGCTGACAAAGCCCGCGGCCTCGGGCTGGACGTGCATCTGGAAATCAGCAGCACGCTGCCCGCCGACGTCGACCAGGCTGTGGCTGTCGCGCGTGCCATCGGCAGCCGCAACATCCGTGTGTACTCGCGCTACGAAGGGCACCTGTCGCGGGTGATGAGCATCATCGAGGATGACCTGCGCCGCCTGGCGCGCCTGGCCGATGAGCACGACCTGAACTTCGACTTCGAGCAACACGAAGAGCTCAAGAGCGACGAGATCGCCACCTTGCTGCGTCGGGTCGGGCACCCACGTCTCAATGCCCTGTTCGACTTCGGCAACATGATCAATGCCTGCGAGCAGCCGTTGCCTGCGCTGGCGAACCTGGCGCCGTTCATTCGCCAGGTCCACCTCAAGGGCGTGCGCGTGGTGCCTGAGGCCAACGGTTTTGGTCATTACGGGGTGCTGCAGGGCAGCGCCGAGGATCAACTGCCCGGCGCGCGCATGCTGATGGAGCTGTTGCTGCTGGGCGAGTCCACACCCCAGGTGGTGGCATTCATCCTCGAGCAGGAAAACCACTACATCGCTCCGGCGTTCCGCCAGGTAGGCGAGGACGCCGACCCTTTCATCGTCTACCGCGAGATGAGCGAAACACCCTTGCCACCGGGCTACAGCCTGGAGCAGATGCTGGCCGACGAGCACCGCTGGGCCAATGACCAGGTGCGCTATGTCCGTGAGCTGCTGGCCGAGATGCGCGTGTTGGCCGAGCTGGCCCTGGCCGCCGACGCCTGA